The DNA window AGTTAGCAGCAAGGGTAGAAGCTTGGTCTCTGTGAGCAGGGAGGCCTGTGGGGGGGACAGAATTTCAAAACCGTGGTCTTCCGTGGTCACTGAGTTAATGTGCATCGTGGTATTAAGGCCTTTCAACAGAAGCATTTTGCTTGGTTCATCTAAAAATCATAGTCTCTTAGTGTTAGTTTATTAACGAAATCTTAATGATCATTATAAACTGAATTTTATAGATGCTCTtgagatataaaattatacagtgcattctctaaaaatgaaattttaaaatgaatattccctgattttactttttaatgaattCCTCCTTTAGTGTATTTCCATAAATCTcttacacacaaagaaacaaaacagaatctgTACAAAAAATAAGAGGTCTCCATTTTCTGGAACACCTTATCTTTTCTGTAATGAATTTGTTAATATAAAAAAGTGTCtacttagaaaattataaaaacattgcTACAATGTCATAAATGCTCTACATTCTCTAGGAAAATATACCTTTGGAAATAGTACAACTATTGGGAATTCTTAAAGAAATTCAAGTCCTGGATGTGCTGCAGATGAATTCCACGCAGGGCAGCGTTAAAGCCCTGTCTATCCTCTGTACCACTACTAGAAATTGTCTGCCACTTTCCTTGAGTGAGATTGAATTCTCCTTTCTTCAAACATCACCATTGATTTCTGTGGATATCCTTAGGGTGacactctatttttaaaaaaataaaaaaaggtttaaaagaaGGTAAACAATTCCAGTGCCAGCTCTGAAACTCCCAACAGCTTTGCACCCCCTCAGAGATGATCTCACTACGGTTTGTACTGAGCTCGAGTTGGGTCCTCAAGAGTTTTCTTGGCCTTCTCTCTAACCTTTTAGCTAGTAATTCACTTGTTTCAAAATGTAAGACTTTCCCTGTTGCCAAATCTGACAAGGTCCCATCTTCTCTCTGCCTTGAGAACATTTTTCAAcaacacacttttatttttaagaaaagacatATTTCCTGTTATTTGGAACTTGTGAGACCTCTTTGAAAAAAACATAACCAGGATCTATGACTATAAGCATCAGATGGCAGAGGACAGATGAGCGTTTCCTTGTTTAGGAGGAGATTCAAGATGCTTTCCTTTGGGAATACACTAAATTGCATAATACTTACACATTTTTGCAAACACATAAGGGTAAAAAGATAGTGCTCTTATGttaaatgcaagaaatgttctaTGGATCTCTACTAATCCGCATCATAACTTATAACATTTGTATTGATAAATACCTACCTGGAAATCGTAGATGAATgttagaaagtagaaaataaaaccaaaggccACTGTCCATTCACAGATCGCACTCACTACGTGATATACATAATCCtaagagcaacaacaaaaaaagaaacagaatttagcCTAAACGCATTCACTTTAGTGGACATACTGAAATAATAATGAGCAGGTCAGGCCAAAGGAAAAAGCTGTCCAGTGAGCATAAATCAACCCCCGAAGGAAACACGGTAAGCAAGGCCACGTGGATGCACATCAGGGCAACTGCCCGATAAGAATGTGAATACAATGACCCCAAAAGTTCTCTCTGGTTCTCACACACTCTGGCTTTAAGACTTGGCTGTGGAACCTCAACAGTCAGAAGAAGGATCACAAAACGGCTGAGAGTGGAAAGCAAATTTGGACTCAACAGAAGAAAGAACTTTCCATACAAGGCACGACTTGCTCTCCCACAGCTGGGAATCCCAAAGTTGAAAGGCAGGCTTGAAAAGCACCTACCCAGTGTCCATATGGTTATTCCAGACTTCAAGTATGCATCTAAAGGAAACTGGGTATCACCCCTGGGTTTTGTGTTTCTCTGTTACTATAGAAAACGTCAGTTCAGAAAATAGGTCTGCTTGATGTTATAAGGTAAGCACAGCTACAAAGCAAATGCTAATTATGAGACTATTTTCTTGGGGGCAGGAATGAGAGAATGGAGGACAAGAAAGAGAATGGCTTTAATTCGGGGTTCCAAAGTCAGCTGCCTCTGGAGGCCAGGaaactaataaaaagaaatgaaactgacgGTTGCAAAAAGAGGGACAATGGGGAGCCCACGCCCCATCAGCTCAATTCCATTCTCGCCAGGTAGGAAAGTATGACCCCAGTGTTCCTTTAAGattaagaaaagagagagagagagagagagagagagagagagagagagaggagagagagagagagagagagagagagagagagagagagagagagacacttccctgttggtccagtggttaagactctgtgcttccaatgcagggggctcgggtttgatccctagtcagggaactaagatcccacatgccatgcggcggGGCCAAAAAAAGACCcacggagtgtgtgtgtgtgtgtgtgtgtgtgtatgtatgtatgtgtgagatAGCTCCCCTGATTTTTAAATACtggaaaccatttttttttttttttttttttttacggtacgcgggcctctcactgttgtggcctctcccgctgcggagcacaggctccggacgcgcaggctcagcagccatggctcacgggcccagccgctccgcggcacgtgggatcttcccggaccggggcacgaacccgtgtcccctacatcggcaggcggactctcaaccactgcgccaccagggaagccctggaaaccatttttaaaaagcatttttaaacacCATCTAAGTAAAAAATTCTTGTCTAAATTCTGACTTTAGCCCACATGCCCAATTAGCCTGTGGACTGTCATCAGTTCGAGCCCTCTGATTTCAAATCATaacctatattttcttcctacTTCACTGTCTGCTCTGCCGTAGGTTACAAGTGTGAACAAACAAGTGTGCTAGATTACAGGTCAGTTCTTTTCTTTGATCCACCACAAAGATCTAATTGAGGCACATCAAACTCTCAGAAACCACCGCTCACCCTCCCCACGGAGGATCACATCCACCCACTGTTCTCATCCAGGCCACTCCGGGGAGAATCTGACCGGCCTACGTTACAGGGTAGAGAATGGGGGCCACTTCCTTTTCAAAGGTGACAGCCCTAGGGGATCCACCCCATCTCCTATCATCTCTAGACAATGAAGATGGCTTAATCAAATAGAAGcagaatttgggggtgggagaggattTCTGTAGCATGGTATTAATAACAGTGCACTGAAGGAGGGGTCCAGACTCTTCCACTACACATATATGAACGCAGGCAAAGCTCTAATCTCCTTGCTACGTAAAACGGGACAAGGACATCATAATTCTTACCCTCCCTGCCACGTTAAGTCAATGCACAGGAATGTGCTCTGAAACCTCTGAAGCACTCCACAGTTTGGGGCAGGACCTAAACGATTATTCTGTTCCGTGAACTTATGTAAAGAGTTTTCTTTGCATTCGTGGATATTGGGGAACAGAAGGGGAGTGAATAGAAAACCAGgtacttttcacatttttaagatagaaaatgaaatgaaaaaaggtTTTTCAACTGGGGAATATGCTTTGATGAATCCTTCCCAGCTGCTGATTTGTTTGATTTGTGGTGGAAGGCCTCCCCCCAGTGGTTAAGAAGTAAAATACACCTAGGGCTACTCTTCTGTGAGCTCTCCTTATCAGGAAGCACTTTTTTTCTAACTTCTGCCTGGCTCGCCCTCACCGTCTTCAGTCTCTCACTTGCTTCTTGCAGGCTTCCATCACCTGCCAGAATCCCCTCTGGTGGAAAATGCTTCCTCTGACCCTGCCAttaccccgaccagggatcgaacccatgctccctgcagtggaagcacagagtcaaacaatggaccaccagggaagcccctgaaactgcttttttttttaaacaaagggattgggcttttttttttttttttttttttttggctgcattgggtcttcgttgctacatgtgggctttatctagttgcggcgagcgggggcagCTCTTCATTGCGGGGTGcaggattctcattgtggtggcttctcttgttgcagagcacgagctctagccacgcgggcttcagtaattgtagcaaggcgggctcagtagttgtggctcacgggctgtagagcacaggctcagtagttgtggctcacgggcttagttgctctgcggcatgtgggattttcctggaccggggctcgaacccgtgtaccctgcattggcaggcagatccttaaccactgcgccaccagggaagcccctgaaactgCTCTTTGAAAAACATCAGTAACTCCACCTGCCCCTTGGGAAAAACTGCTGCTCCTCACTAACTCCCTTCTCTCTGTAGGTAACTAACGACATGAGTTGATCTTAATTCGAAACATCTGATTCCTTGTGTTCTGATGTTTGGTCTGGAAACTACCCGTCACTCTACCCTATGCTCTGATGGCTCTTGATCCTACCCCAGGTCTAGTCCCCCATGTCTAACTGGACATTTCTCCTCGGCGTTTCACTATAGCTTCAGATTCAACGATTCTGAAACCAAACCCATCCATTTCTCCCCATGAAATCATTTATTCCTGTTAAGGACCCAATCTTTtcgtcttcttttttaaaaatatttattcatttatttggctgcgctgggtcttagttgcagcacgcaggatcttttagttgtggcacatggaatctttagttgcggcatgcaaactcttagttgcagcatgtgggatctagttccgtgaccagggatcaaatctgggccccctgcattaggagcgctgagtcttagccactggaccaccagggaagtcccaagggacCCAATCTTATCTGTTCATGAGAACAGGTTCTTTGGTTCACCCAAGACAAAAACTTGGAAGTCATCTTCACTTCATCACGTCCTTTCATTCTTATGCTATTTCTTCCAGTCTAGGGGAATCTTGATTTAAAATCTAAACTAGTGGAACTGCCTTCTCTCTGCCATTCTAACTCCGGTCTCTCTCCTCTTCAATACATCCGAGGTGTCTCTTCTAATTTTCTTccaataatattcttttttttttgcggtacgcgggcctctcactgttgtggcctctcccgttgcggagcacaggttccggacgcgcaggctcagcggccatggctcacgggcccagctgctccgaggcatgtgggatgaTGGCGAATCccacacgaacccgtgtcccctgcatcggcaggcggactctcaaccactgcgccacctgggaagccctccaataatattcttttcatttactttcctGTTCAAAAGCCTTCGGCCGATCACCTACATCAAGCATGAGCCTCTCTGCCCACCTCTTAAAGCCTTGCACAAACTATTCCCCCACAACCTTATCCCCGaccacatttatttctcaccctATGCTGATACAAACCATCTTCTACTCTGTTTTCATCACCTCTGCTTAACATGTGGTGCTTCCTCTGACCTCCATACACCTTCATTCGCATTGTTTCCCTACCATTAAATCTCGCCTCTTTTACTAAGCCTCGATGGTTGAagggtttaaaattttaatttcaaattttaaaaaataattttgaaaataattcaagGAACCAGGTTTGACAATCATATTGAAAACAGCTTATAGTTTACCTTTTCTTTTGGATTCCACTCCAGCTTGGTTACAGAAATTAATGAAGCACAGGCAATCACTAAAAAACGAAATTGTTAAGGAAACTACAGGAGAAAATAGGTCCTTTATTAGAAGAATAAAGAATAGGTTATTCTTCTAATAATATAACCATTACACAATGTTCACATGTTAGTGCCAACATTTCTGCTATCAAACAAGTTATATCAGCTTATCATCTCAAACCTTAAGTTCGATCATGGCAGCAGTTAAAATACAACACGGAAGTAGTCATTCCTTAGCAATACTTTGTCAGTTATGTATAGAAGACTTTTAATCTGTGGATACATTTTGCTTGACCCTGTTTTTTAAGTTTGGTCAAAATGACACAGCAGTCTAATATGGGTACTTTTGCAGTAGTTTTCCCCTAAAATACTATTGTCcctaaataataatattgattaaaattctttttcctaaaatACTATGTTCAAGGCAACAGCttcaaggaaaaaattaacatttcaaagCATCACAAAGTACCAAGGCTCATATACAAAAACAAGCTACAGAAATTTAATGTattatctttataaaaatttaaaaaaaacagatttttccaTTGAGTAACTGGGTGTAAGCGGAGCCCTTCCTCCCTGGCCCAAAGGGTTTACAAATCAGAAAGATACATCCTACATCTGACCTTGGGGACGAAGGACAAATCCTGAGAGGCCAGCCTAATAAGGCCAGGGACTGAGGCTACTGCCCAACGTGGACAAGACTGTCTGCACAAAGGTGGTGACAACCATTTTGATTGAACATAGAAGGCCAAGAGAAAGCTAGAGAGAAATGGGATGctctttaaaagtttttgcaaaaTGTTAATTCCAAGTGTTGCGTCAATCAATGCCAAGTTTAGCGCCTCCTCTGAATTTGGAGTCAGtaccctctctccctgccctccgcCACCTCCCATGTTTTGCAATGCTTAACACCTCTCAGTTTCTCAAAGTAAAAGAAGTagagaatgggacttccctggcagtccagtggttaagactcgacGCTTCCAGAGctgggggcgcgggttcaatccctggtcagggaactaagatcccgcatgccgctggccaaaaaataaaaagaagtagagAACAGTAAAGGTTCTCTAATCATGTCATGACCGTATGTCTGTTTCTAATAGTTTTAAAAGCCTCTTACTTAATTCTTTCACTTAATTCTTTATCTCATCTTTAGTCCCATCAGGTCCCATGCTGGGGAGGagtgggtgggggggagaggcGGACAAAACTCTGGCAAAAAAGACCTGGTCTCAGCTCCCAGAAACATTACAGCCTTGTCGGACCCAGGGAATGTGCCGCgttagagagaaaagaacagggTGCAGTCATGACTCGGAGGGAAGATTATTAATTTGGAGCGAAATGGGGTTTGAGGTGTCAGGGAAGCTACACTGAGTTGAGTTTAATCTAAGCTGTGAGGTTTGAGGAGCTCTCTAGGACAGCATCATCCCACAGAAATTCAGGCATATTGTGTAACAATGTTCTCTACTATAGTCACCACATTGACAGAAACGAAAAAGAGCCTAATGAAATTAATATTAACGTATcgtatttaacccaatatatcaaacatgttgtcatttcaacatgtaataatataaacaattattaatgagatattttacattttttttctcattaagtctttgaaatccagtgtttTACACTTACGGCCCTTCTCTACACAGACTACCCACGTTTGAATGCTCAACAGCCTcgtgtggccagtggctactgtGTTGGACAGACAGTTCAGTTCTAGAAAGACAAAGTGGAGAAGGTTATCCAGGCAAGAAGAAGAGCATGGGCAAAAGCAGAGAACGGGAAAGAGCCACAGTCAGGGAAGAAAGTGTAAAACGGAGGTCGGAGAAATAGGCAGCCTCAGACTGCGTCTCACACAAAGGAACCGGCCTTTGCCTTGTTAGTGATTTTGTGAAGCCTTTTGAAAGCTGCAGAAGCTGAATGCAAGATGGATAGTTTAGTAGGAAGGGCTCGGAAGCGTGATTCCAGTTCTCAGTTTCTTCAGGAGTCAAATAAGGTTTCACGGAACTAATAcaggaaagagaaacaaggaCATTTTCAAGATACTTTAAAATCTTTCTAAGGAAATATAAATCCATGCTAATGTTTAAGACAAAAGACTTTTTCCTATGGATGAATTTGTTCAAGTTAATTAGATAAAGACATATAACCTGTTTCTGTTCAGGGATCCTACCCGTCAGCATGGCTCATACGAACTTCCTAGAAATGGGAACTATTAGTATGTGAAACTCTGGCTTGAAAAAGTAATTCTGCTAAACCTCTCTCATTTTAGTACCTAGAGATCTGTCTCCAAAGTTGGAAGCAAGGAAAGTTTTCCTATACCAAAAAACTTTGTTTTTGACTTTACAAGTGGTTCTATAAATCTTACAACTAAAACAAGCTAAAAGGTTTGAGGAGATCCGTCTCAAGAGAAAGCATGAATGTCTTCAATCCATAAATAGgacaaggaaacagagaaggaacTATCTTAGGAACCAGGGTGTATAGTTTGTTGTTAAATTTCTCAATACTAGAATTTGGTTCCTCTGTGCTTagaaattttgtaattaaaatttttcttccctaaatgacaaaaacaaaacccaaaaccatCCTTAGACTTCACATTTTGTAtagctccaatttttttttttaagaaaaatttttaattaatttatttatttttggttgcattgggtcttctttgctgcgcccaggctttgtctagttgcagcgagcgggagctactctttattgcagtgtgcgggcttctcattgcggtggcttctcttgtggtggagcacgggctctaggcacgtgggcttcagtagttgtggcatacaggctcagtagttgtggctcatgggctctagagcacaggctcagtagttgttgtgcatgggcttagttgctctgcagcatgtgggatcttcccggaccagggctcgaacccgtgtcccctgcattggcaggtggatccttcaccactgcgccaccaggaagtccctatagctccaattttaaaagaaaaatgcaaggcTTAATACTTAGAAGCACATGATGACAAAATATCTTTTTACTCAAGCTTGCCCACTTTGTACCACAACCCAACTTGGATGAACAAGACCACCGCTAATAAAATAGTTCCATTTTCCTACAGTCTGAAAATAATCACCAATTTTTAATGACTCTTTAGCATTTGCTATGACTGCAGATGGTATTTTGAAAGATGGGGAGTTTTCCACCCTTGAAAGaccacagctttttttttctttgttaaatacctcttggggggaaaaaaaggaaaagaaagaatgaaaaaggaaaaaaaaaaggaagaaagggttgtttttcatttcttctaaatcAGAATATACAGGTAtgataaatttctattttcttttcacattgttgaattaggaaaaataaaatttcattttgaaaatgaaatcagtgataaaaagaaaaggctaaatGTATTTAAATGACTTAGAAATAAATAGTATAGAGCTTTTTAAAACCTCTTAATATGGATGAATAAATCAAACCATCTAACCACCTAtgtgtggggagaagggaaagtCGGGCCTCTTGGGAATCCACAAGGCTATTACTTTAAGTACAATATCAATATTTGAGGTCTTTAGCCAAGcactacagagaaaaataaatattttcacatggCTCACGAAACCGACCCTGTGGAAGGAAAGTAAATAGAGACTGAAGTGTTCtgacattgtttttcattttcctttcacacCATTCTTTTCCCCAAAGATTCTTTTGATTTAACCAGACAACGTTGAGATATTTTCCTTATGATTTACCCGTTTCTCCCAATCGTTCTTCTGAAGCCTGTTGACACTTGGCTGTTAACCtttgctttctccattttttttggaggggagtgGGGCGGCGAGGGTGTCAAGCTTGCAAGGACACTGACAAATGTAAGAAAGGATACTGGGGATGATGGCTGCAGAGGAAACGGCAGAGATGGCCATCCGTATGCGGCATGTGGAAAGGCTGTTCCACTGGGGACACGATTTGTAAGAGATGATGGATTGCAGGAGCGTGTACACAACACCGCAGACAAACGCCAAAAGGGCACCGCCATCGTGTACCACGGGGACAGTTAACTCCTAGAGAGAAAGTCACACATGTGCTGTTACTCAGCGTGAGTCTGTGCACATCAAGAGCCGAACACTCACTCACTTGCTTTGGGCTCCTCAAAGCCACCAGGCATCACAGATGCACACAccccatctttggaaaatacagctgCTTGCAGAAGATGACCAAGAGAAAAGCCTTCCCGGCACTGGAGTAAATGCCAGGAACTTGCTTGTTCCATAGCAAACGTTTGGCTTGCTGCGAGTTGGGCAGATGGGCCTGGTTCAgtaataatatctcaataaaactgggggggaaAACCCAtattaaaccaaaaaaattataaaagaattaagaaaaacaaatccttTTCACCCCTTGAATGTTAGGCACATTTGAGcaagggaaaataaacaaaaggcaaaGCATCTAATGCTAATGAGCTGGGGTTGTTTTAGGAATAACCTGATAGTCCTGGTACTTTCcactctccattttctttctatgCTAATAAGTAAATCAAATCCTGAATTTACATACTTTGTTTCCACCCCCCACTAGCACCGTCAGGAAACTTGCTTCCTCAACCCTGGCCAATTCAATACATCAGATCTTAATCTGCAAGCTTCATGACACCCACATTAGCCCTGATGAAATCAGATCAAAAGGCCCTTGAATTAGCAGGAGGTGTGTTTCCAGTGTGCCCTTTTCACTGTGGAATACATATTTGCTCATCAAAGATGTCTTTTAGAAGGGAAACGACTCAGATCAGACATGAATTTTGGATAGAGGTTAAGATGAAAACCTGGTAGCTCTTTTTGAAACTCTtgttaatttaaaagataatagggcttccctggtggcgcagtggttgagagtccgcctgccgatgcagggaacacgggttcgt is part of the Phocoena sinus isolate mPhoSin1 chromosome 10, mPhoSin1.pri, whole genome shotgun sequence genome and encodes:
- the DRAM1 gene encoding DNA damage-regulated autophagy modulator protein 1 isoform X1, with the translated sequence MLCFLRGMALIPFLLVTWSSAAFIISYVVAVLSGHVNPFLPYISDTGTTPPESGIFGFMINFSAFLSAATMYTRYKIVEKQNQTSDFSTPVFNLVSLVLGLVGCIGLGIVANFQELTVPVVHDGGALLAFVCGVVYTLLQSIISYKSCPQWNSLSTCRIRMAISAVSSAAIIPMIACASLISVTKLEWNPKEKDYVYHVVSAICEWTVAFGFIFYFLTFIYDFQSVTLRISTEINGDV